The sequence tattcgtgaggttccagtttggagtgctattttgtatccagttcgggagtttggtgttctgcagtagctgtgcctgtctctcagaaaggggcatattgcctaaacggattttaaccccttgtctgctgaaacggtccgtcaCACTGTGTTTCACCTTTTTATATATGAGCATGGCCAATCCTATCTTAGTATAAAGCAGCAATCAATGTGCAGAGAGGTGCGACCCCAGGAGAGATCTTACAtcaatcactctcagccacggagTAAGTAAACCATGGGGGTCTTCATTTATATGAATGCACCTTTTTTCTAGGCACCAAGAGGTGACctggcaacgtttcgacccccaaGCATATACAGAAGCAGACATCTAGTCTGAATAAATAACAACATATTAGACTGAACTCCCATGCAGACAGCTAATCGATCCCCAAGTATATCTCTGTCCCGTCCTGCTGAGTCCTCGCAACGGTTATTTACTGCCTCGCTTGGCCAGATGCTGAATTGATTGTTATGTTGACTTCTGCCGAGGTGGCAGTTATTTACAGTTATTTGTGTTGACGGTAATGCATTCTGGGATAATTATGACTTTTCACCTCAACTAACACTACTTAAATCTCGGTGGAGTTTATAATATCTAACTTTTATCACCTTTCCAAGGGTATAGTTACTTCGACAATAGCGTCAGATCTTCTGGGCTGGATTCAGGTCACTGAAAAGGTGACCTGAATTGACGATTACCCGTAGATTCATGGTTTTCCAGCCTCAGATTGCACTGGACGaaattaatatagatatatattggaCACGTGTCCGCGGGTGTAGGATGTGGGCAAGGGGAGCTTAACAAAAATATGATCTAAgaaactggttaaatgttattcacGTAGCttttacatttctgacatttcaACATAGTGATGCAAAACGGATTCATTAAAAAGTAGAAatgtatatcatttaaaaaaatacatttgtaccAATTTTGGATAAAGAACTGTTCCAAATTTCATATTTATCAATGTCTTCTCAATGTCCAAGGGTGGGTGGGGAGATTCTACGTGTCACATACTGAAAGACCAGATTCTTAGATTGAAATTTTAGATTCACAAGGTAAAAAGGCAGATTATCTTGGTGAATAGGCAGATTATCTGAGTGAATAGGCAGATTCTCTGGGTGAATAGGCAGATTCTCTGAGTGAATAGGCAGATTCTCTGAGTGAATGAGCAGATTCTCTGAGTGAATGAGCAGATTCTCTGAGTGAATAGGCAGATTATCAGGGTGAATGAGCAGATTTTCTGAGTGAATGGGGAGATTCTCTGAGTGAATGGGGAGATTCTCTGAGTGAATGGGGAGATTCTctgagtgaatgggcagattctctgagTGAATGGGGAGATTCTCTGAGTGAATGGGGAGATTCTCTGAGTGAATGGGGAGATTATCTGGGTGAATGGGGAGATTCTCTGGGTGAATGGGGAGATTCTCTGAGTGAATAGGCAGATTCTCTGAGTGAATGGGGAGATTCTCTGAGTGAATGGGGAGATTCACTGGGTGAATGGGGAGATTCTCTGGGTGAACGGGCAGATTCTCTGGGTGAATGGGGAGATTCTCTGGGTGAATGGGGAGATTCTCTGGGTGAATGGGGAGATTCTCTGAGTGAATAGGCAGATTCTCTGAGTGAATGGGGAGATTCACTGGGTGAATGGGGAGATTCTCTGGGTGAATGGAGAGATTCTCTGGGTGAATGGGGAGATTCTCTGAGTGAATAGGCAGATTCTCTGAGAGAATGGGGAGATTCTCTGAGTGAATGGGGAGATTCACTGGGTGAATGGGGAGATTCTCTGGGTGAACGGGCAGATTCTCTGGGTGAATGGGGAGATTCTCTGGGTGAATGGGGAGATTCTCTGGGTGAATGGGGTGATTCTCTGAGTGAATAGGCAGATTCTCTGAGAGAATGGGGAGATTCTCTGAGTGAATAGGCAGATTATCAGGGTGAATGAGCAGATTATCAGGGTGAATGAGCAGATTCTCTGAGTGAATGGGCAGCTTTTCTGAGTTAATGAGCAGATTCTCTGAGTGATTGGGGAGATTTTCTGAGAGAATGGGGAGCTTATCAGAGTGAATGAGCATATTCTCTGAGTGATTGGGGAAATTCTCTGAGTGAATGAGCAGATTCTCTGAGTGAATGAGCAGATTCTCTGAGTGATTGGGGAGATTCTCTGAGTGAATGAGCAGATTCTCTGAGTGGGTGGGCAGATTCTTTGAGTTGGTGGGCAAATTCTtgtggtgaatgggcagattctcagggtgaaatatttgtctatttattttatcattcaGCCACAAGAAGTTAGGGTACAAATTGCAATTCGTACACATGCGGCCCCTTTAGTTGGAAGGTGGGTTGAAGTTTGTTAGTTACAGGTTCATAAGACGGATGTAAAGTGACTGATGATTATTGCCTGAAACATTAGAATACCCTGTGGTATTTATACGGTTAACATTCCCATATACTAAATGTAGGTATATTTATAAagtcacaaacacactgtattaaaCTATAAATCTGTTCTAACTCACACAATGTTCTTTCTAACATTCTAACTCTCCTGCTTAATGAATCATTCCATTTCTATTGTCTGTACACAAAGCACAATACACAGAGCAAGCAGCAAGCCCAATTCTCAGACGTAATCATTTTCATCCAATCACTGCATTTGTTTATCCAAACAATTTTCTGTTATTCTAAAATCAGACGTATAGAGAGCTGGAGCACTGACTGAATACccatacctgtctgtctgtctgtctatgtatatatatatctgtctgtctgtctatgtatatatatatatatatatatatatatatatatatatatatatatatctgtctatgtatatatctatctatctgtctatgtatatatctatctatctatctgtctatgtatatatctatctatctgtctatgtatatatctatctatctgtctatgtatatatctatctatctgtctatgtatatatctatctatctgtctatgtatatatctatctatctgtctgtgtatatatctatctatctgtctatgtatatatctatctatctgtctatgtatatatctatctatctgtctatgtatatatctatctatctgtctatgtatatatctgtctatctgtctatgtatatatctgtctatctctctatctatctatctattgatatgtctgtctgtctgtctctctatctatctgtctgtctgtctgtctgtctctctatctatctgtctgtctgtctgtctgtctgtctctctatctatctgtctgtctgtctctctatctatctgtctgtctgtctctctgtctatctgtctgtctgtctgtctgtctgtctctgtctgtctgtctgtctgtctctctatctgtctatttatccgtctatctgtctgtctgtctatctatctgtctttccCTGTTTGTCTGCTTGTCTATCTTTCTGTTTCTCTCTTACaccatttgatatatttttagaCAGGAGGTAATTTAGTATAAAATGAATACCATTCATTATCCCAGCTGACCTTTTCCTTTATGTGTGTAATTACAGCTTCATATCAACACACTATGCAACCGACCTCAGGGAGTTTATTCAACAAACTGTAGTGAATTACAAAAACTCGGTTAGAATTGTCAAACTGTGACTATAATAgcattggagaatgtttccatatCTGCTAGCTTTGCCTGGATATTGCAGCTCCACTCAGTCCCCCAAAGCGCGATATTCGTCAATATCTCTAGACGCGTTGTTTAGAAGCCACCATGCTATGCTCAATCACGCCCATTTTATAGACAATCACCTTTAAAGGTTCTTAAATCGTCATGGTTTTTTCTATGAGCATTTTTTAACACCTGGTTTACGTCCCAGTCGCGTTGGCATTTCCCCAACCTCCCACACATGGACCATCTCAGAGTTGTGTAAATCGGAGCAATTCTGGTGCTCGATGTCTCATCGTTGGCACGTCTCGTGTACTGACCAAGCACCGAGGAGGTCAGAGAGTGTTTTTTCTAAAGATAATGTTTCACCTAATAATAATAGGTTTATAATAAACAAGAAAGCATGGGAACCCGCCTGTGCTCAGTATATATTTTCTAACGGTGTTTATCTGCATTTAGGACAGTTTTATTAGCTCATTTGGAGATAGATTATCTGTCTCTAGTGCTCACAACATAATCATTCCCAAAAGGCTGCTTGTGCAACAGTGGGATTCTCATTCTGTATCTTTTGATGTAGTTATGCATTTTCTAACCAATGTCACAATGTTTAAACGTCAGCCACTCTTTATTAATATTTTGATGTGTAAGTCTGTTTTATTCTCCGTAATTAGCCGGGTTAGAATGTTACATAAGAAATACCCAGATTTATTTACTAATAGACTTAGAGCTGGATGAAAAAGATATTGAATGTACCGTAATAATGTCGATTATTTTTGCAGTCCAGTGAGAGGCTCATGTTTGCTCCATTCTAATGAAGCTATTTCTGTTTAGAATTCACTTCACCAAAAATTACAACCAAATAGAATGTCACCATTCAGATACATTCCACATATATTCAATATTCACAATTTGCAACGTTGGGTTCAGTTTGGTTGATGTTTACTTTGTGCAGGTGGTATTTGTAGCCTGACATTCCCGTATAAACACAATTCAAATTTGGGAAACAGGTCCAGATTATTTAGACTATGCCTGCCCAGTGTTAGAatatacattacatacagccagcaaaatccacacacacacacacacacacattacatacagccaggaaaaactgttaagacaccttttgtcttaataagtaaatcaccgtttagtccaccttcccctctcaccgtatcaagtccttgttcgtatactgtataatccacgaaccataaccaggggaagcagtaatctctcgaatcacgatatccaccaaacggcataagttcccaataatagtccttaagcgtaaataagaatccccccaataacgagactgaagctccgtgttgagggtcaaaacaagatctgaggactggaacatccagcctgctttttattaggaaaaggcacacacagggcactcccagggggaggatgaaaataaccaattatacacagggtaacacccccacctctcctcccctcagataaccacataacacaattatactgtacaataattttaccccagttctggatgtaccccaaaaccagggggtacacctttaagtccagcaccgcttgaaaggtcttggttaggggaacactctgtccaaatcccagcccattcggttaaggggttcgggagttatggatgattgaagttttgaccgactgcacggatcttctagccgaaaagagttccacaagttttggccctgcagtcggtctccgttcgccggttagaatcatacgaaatcctcatcatccacaactatctccgagttcgctggattccctatagccgattacaagtaactaccgaatggctcgtcgttcggtagttccaacacgaatttctgggtgtatggaggtctcagcggtgttcgcctgtttgggtatccgtttttagttccacgcgttcacaggcaaacaccgctgttcgcacgcaagatggccgcgaacacgtgcaaaagtcccaaaatggcggccacccatatgttagacatggagttcgtgcgaaatgaggtgaacggctggaaaacaggctggaacggtaaaacatgcttcataacataacaaatcagtcatttagacggatggcccaaaatagtcgaatccactaaagcactagacagacggatggttccgtcacacggctccccccttgtggaacactccggcagacccggcttgaccctgtggcgggtcaacttggggatgcccggactaagaggtggtggatatgtcggtttgccgtgataagccatccgcatttccgttcagcttaccgggtctgtagctaatagtaaagttgtaaggttgcaatgccaagctccatctcagcagtctcccattgtcgcctgagacccggttaagccaaacaagggggttatgatctgttacaagggaaaattcttgcccatacaagtagggacttaactttttcaatgcccagactagggctaaacattctttctcaactgccgcataactcacttctcggggtagtaattttcgtctgaggtatgcgacaggatgctctcctccatcttccccaacttggcttaacacagcccccagtccatacatggaagcatctgtgtgaacgagaaagcgtttgttagggactggggcagccaagataggggcattcacgagagcttgtttcagtgcctggaacgcagcttcacaagccggggaccacaggacctgcttaggcaaattctttttcgtcaggtctgtcaggggcttagcaatagagctgtagtcaggaacgaaacgtcggtagtaccctgctgtccctaagaaggccaatacctgggtcttagtagtgggtgtgggccagttagccaccgcttctactttggcgggctctggtctctggttcccacatcccactcggtgacccaggtactgtacttctgccatacctacatggcacttttctggcttcaatgtcaggccggcggcccgaatcttatccagtactacccctatgtgtaccaggtgttcctcccaggacccactatagatcgctatgtcgtccaagtatgcacaggcaaattcttggaagccatccaggagtctatccaccatccgttggaaggtagccgg comes from Pelobates fuscus isolate aPelFus1 chromosome 5, aPelFus1.pri, whole genome shotgun sequence and encodes:
- the LOC134610542 gene encoding splicing factor 3A subunit 2-like; translation: MLIHSDKLPILSENLPNHSENLLINSEKLPIHSENLLIHPDNLLIHPDNLPIHSENLPILSENLPIHSENHPIHPENLPIHPENLPIHPENLPVHPENLPIHPVNLPIHSENLPILSENLPIHSENLPIHPENLSIHPENLPIHPVNLPIHSENLPIHSENLPIHPENLPIHPENLPIHPENLPVHPENLPIHPVNLPIHSENLPIHSENLPIHSENLPIHPENLPIHPDNLPIHSENLPIHSENLPIHSENLPIHSENLPIHSENLPIHSENLPIHSENLLIHPDNLPIHSENLLIHSENLLIHSENLPIHSENLPIHPENLPIHSDNLPIHQDNLPFYLVNLKFQSKNLVFQYVTRRISPPTLGH